One Fundulus heteroclitus isolate FHET01 chromosome 1, MU-UCD_Fhet_4.1, whole genome shotgun sequence genomic window carries:
- the myt1a gene encoding myelin transcription factor 1 isoform X2, which translates to MSQETETRTRARSKAIREQVGQAMKLEISSCPTPGCDGKGHVSGRYSRHRSALGCPIVKKRKLQEAEAEENPLSPKKRTQPTKPADEDSDMAEEEEEKEDGEERDVPNDKKKKQAKSELEKAESSPVTADGPEIPCSPCGDDKSRSVTSETENNVEAENFSEELTCVIVTEEEDVQTDSTYLPPELTAEETVDPHHEETNGEEEDEAEKANLEQEPQERQESVGEEREIRRQMMRQENSDHQYSSGDYNNQAKDPKLLPNIGNEQEEEEDDEEEEDEEEDEEDDGAVREAETVFCQGSEATVSLREEKVNTLRTEEEEEKEQEPAEKETRSHNAGQIIHEDEEEDEEEDEEEEEEEDEEDESSGKASPSTVIIEVRSEEEEHEEEEEEEEEEEEEEDDEEEDDEELEEEDRGEELDHISDGSGVTDDSETWDMTRGNLGLLEQAIALKAEEVQGGQESSRSPDYQPCNASIKNSEGAGAVRRSTHCSKEKKEVKCPTPGCDGTGHITGLYPHHRSLSGCPHKDRIPPEILAMHENVLKCPTPGCTGQGHVNSNRNTHRSLSGCPIAAAAKLNKNQDKQVHLQAAASEPTSNSDRVLRPMCFVKQLEIPQYGSYRPNTVTTTPRANLAKELEKYSKVSFDYASFDVQVFGKRMIIPKTPGTPDTSPKAFKPKPFPKPSSPSHSTAESFPKNTPSSSGYDYSQDAEAAHMAATAILNLSTRCWERPETCSTKPQEPCTKEVAIEVDENGTLDLSMKKTKREDIKSPEPSCSLASSSQLVGVTSSQDCPQSDWDGPLDFTKPSEGKEEDQEEMEYTAPSYTSSEDEEENQENTEDRKYPGEVTTSSFKVKFQPKDSKKEVIVCPTPGCDGSGHITGNYASHRSLSGCPLADKSLRTLMAAHTAELKCPTPGCDGSGHITGNYASHRSLSGCPRAKKGGVKSAPSKDDKDESELLRCPVPGCDSLGHISGKYATHRSAYGCPLAAKRQREGLLNGTPFSWKAFKTEGPTCPTPGCDGSGHANGSFLTHRSLSGCPRAPANKKKAKLPGDEYITAKFRASDVLDNDEDIKQLNKDISELNESNAEMEADMMSLHTQISSMEKNLKNMEEENKQIEERNEALFLELSGLSQVLIRSLANIRLPTMQEPVSEQNFDNYVETLTYMFTNKDCYQNPDTRALLESISQAVKGIEV; encoded by the exons ATGAGTCAAGAAACAGAGACAAGAACACGAGCTCGCTCTAAAGCCATTCGAG AACAAGTTGGACAAGCAATGAAGCTGGAAATAAG CAGCTGTCCCACACCTGGATGTGATGGCAAAGGTCACGTCAGTGGAAGATATTCCAGACATAGAAG TGCACTGGGCTGCCCAATTGTAAAGAAAAGGAAACTGCAGGAGGCTGAGGCTGAAGAAAACCCACTGTCTCCCAAGAAGAGGACGCAACCCACTAAACCGGCGGATGAAGACAGTGACATggcagaagaggaggaagagaaagaGGATGGGGAGGAAAGAGATGTCCCcaatgacaaaaagaaaaaacaagcaaaaagtgAGCTAGAGAAGG CGGAAAGCTCCCCTGTGACCGCGGACGGCCCTGAAATCCCTTGCTCTCCATGTGGCGATGACAAGAGCAGGAGCGTCACCTCAGAGACCGAGAACAACGTAGAGGCAGAAAACTTTAGCGAGGAGTTAACCTGTGTAATAGTCACAGAGGAAGAGGACGTTCAGACAGACTCCACGTACCTGCCGCCAGAGCTCACGGCAGAAGAAACCGTCGACCCGCACCATGAAGAGACAAACGGGGAGGAAGAAGACGAAGCAGAAAAAGCAAACCTAGAGCAGGAGCCACAGGAAAGGCAGGAGAGTGTTGGAGAAGAGAGGGAGATAAGAAGACAGATGATGAGGCAAGAAAATTCTGACCACCAGTACTCAAGTGGAGATTACAACAATCAGGCCAAAGATCCAAAACTGTTACCGAATATAGGAaatgagcaggaggaggaggaggatgatgaggaggaggaggacgaggaggaggacgaaGAGGATGATGGAGCAGTGAGAGAGGCTGAGACGGTTTTCTGTCAGGGATCTGAAGCCACTGTGTCACTCAGGGAAGAAAAGGTGAACACCCTCaggacagaggaagaggaagagaaggaACAAGAACCAGCAGAGAAGGAGACACGAAGTCACAACGCTGGTCAGATAATCCatgaagacgaagaagaagacgaagaagaagacgaggaggaagaagaagaagaagacgaggaGGACGAAAGCTCAGGCAAAGCCTCTCCGAGCACAGTGATCATTGAAGTCCgctcagaggaggaggagcatgaggaggaagaggaggaggaggaagaggaggaggaggaggaagatgacgAGGAGGAAGATGACGAGGAATTGGAGGAGGAAGATAGAGGAGAAGAGTTGGATCATATTTCGGACGGCTCAGGCGTCACAGATGACTCTGAAACCTGGGACATGACTCGAGGGAACCTGGGGCTGCTGGAGCAGGCCATTGCTCTGAAGGCAGAGGAGGTCCAGGGAGGTCAGGAGAGCAGCAGGTCTCCTGACTACCAGCCATGCAACGCCTCCATCAAGAACTCTGAGGGTGCTGGTGCAGTCCGCCGCTCCACTCACTGCAGCAAAG AAAAGAAGGAAGTAAAGTGTCCAACTCCAGGCTGTGATGGGACAGGTCACATCACTGGGTTGTACCCTCATCACCGCAGTCTATCCGGATGTCCTCACAAGGACAGAATACCTCCAGAGA TTTTGGCCATGCATGAAAATGTCTTGAAGTGTCCCACTCCTGGCTGCACCGGCCAAGGTCATGTGAACAGTAACCGCAACACACACCGCAG CCTGTCCGGCTGCCCCATAGCAGCAGCGGCTAAGCTGAACAAGAACCAGGACAAACAGGTTCATCTACAAGCTGCAGCCAGTGAACCAACTTCCAACTCTGACAGAGTGCTAAG ACCGATGTGTTTTGTGAAACAACTGGAGATCCCTCAGTATGGCAGCTACCGGCCCAACACAGTGACAACCACGCCACGAGCTAACCTTGCCAAAGAGCTGGAGAAATACTCCAAGGTTTCTTTTGACTATGCAAGCTTTGATGTCCAGGTGTTTGGAAAGCGTATGATCATTCCAAAGACGCCTGGCACCCCCGACACATCCCCCAAAGCTTTCAAAC CTAAACCATTCCCCAAGCCGTCCTCCCCAAGTCACAGTACGGCTGAAAGTTTCCCCAAGAACACTCCATCCTCCAGTGGTTATGACTATAGCCAGGATGCAGAGGCAGCCCACATGGCAGCAACAGCAATCCTTAACTTGTCCACTCGTTGCTGGGAGAGACCAGAAACCTGCAGCACCAAACCCCAGGAGCCTTGCACCAAG GAGGTGGCAATAGAGGTGGATGAGAATGGCACTTTAGACCTGAGCATGAAAAAGACCAAGAGAGAGGACATAAAGTCTCCAGAGCCTTCGTGTTCTTTGGCTTCCTCCTCTCAACTTGTGGGTGTCACATCATCTCAGGACTGCCCCCAGTCAGATTGGGATGGTCCGCTAGATTTCACCAAACCCAGTGAAGGCAAGGAGGAAGACCAAGAAGAG ATGGAATACACGGCTCCTTCATATACATCGTCTGAAGATGAGGAAGAGAACCAAGAAAACACGGAAGACCGAAAGTACCCTGGTGAAGTCACTACCAGCAGCTTTAAGGTCAAGTTTCAGCCCAAAGACAGCAAAAAAGAAGTTATTGT ATGTCCAACACCAGGCTGTGATGGCAGTGGGCACATTACTGGCAATTATGCATCACATCGAAG TCTGTCAGGCTGTCCTCTTGCTGATAAATCACTTCGGACCCTCATGGCTGCCCACACAGCTGAACTGAa GTGTCCGACTCCAGGCTGTGATGGATCGGGTCACATCACTGGAAACTATGCTTCACACAGAAG TTTGTCTGGATGCCCGCGGGCCAAGAAGGGAGGAGTCAAATCAGCACCTTCCAAGGATGACAAGGACGAGTCTGAGCTGCTGAG GTGTCCAGTTCCGGGATGCGACAGTCTCGGACACATCAGTGGGAAGTATGCTACCCACCGCAGTGCCTACGGTTGTCCACTTGCAGCAAAGCGGCAGAGGGAAGGTCTACTTAATGGCACTCCTTTCTCCTGGAAGGCCTTTAAAACCGAAGGCCCAACCTGCCCAACACCAGGCTGTGATGGTTCGGGTCATGCTAATGGCAGCTTCTTGACACATCGCAG TCTGTCAGGTTGTCCGAGAGCTCCAGCCAACAAGAAGAAAGCCAAGCTTCCTGGAGATGAATATATAACGGCAAAGTTCAGAGCCAGTGATG TTCTGGACAATGATGAAGATATCAAGCAGCTGAACAAGGACATCAGTGAGCTGAACGAGTCCAACGCAGAGATGGAGGCTGATATGATGAGTTTGCACACTCAG ATTTCTTCAATGGAGAAGAACCTAAAGAACAtggaagaggaaaataaacagaTAGAGGAGAGAAATGAAGCGTTGTTCTTAGAGCTATCTGGTTTGAGTCAGGTTTTAATCCGCAGCCTCGCCAACATCCGTCTGCCTACCATG CAGGAGCCAGTATCAGAGCAGAACTTCGATAATTATGTGGAGACTCTGACGTACATGTTTACCAATAAAGACTGCTACCAAAACCCCGATACCCGTGCTCTACTGGAGTCCATCAGTCAAGCAGTTAAAGGCATCGAGGTTTGA
- the myt1a gene encoding myelin transcription factor 1 isoform X4: MSQETETRTRARSKAIRAEQVGQAMKLEISSCPTPGCDGKGHVSGRYSRHRSALGCPIVKKRKLQEAEAEENPLSPKKRTQPTKPADEDSDMAEEEEEKEDGEERDVPNDKKKKQAKSELEKAESSPVTADGPEIPCSPCGDDKSRSVTSETENNVEAENFSEELTCVIVTEEEDVQTDSTYLPPELTAEETVDPHHEETNGEEEDEAEKANLEQEPQERQESVGEEREIRRQMMRQENSDHQYSSGDYNNQAKDPKLLPNIGNEQEEEEDDEEEEDEEEDEEDDGAVREAETVFCQGSEATVSLREEKVNTLRTEEEEEKEQEPAEKETRSHNAGQIIHEDEEEDEEEDEEEEEEEDEEDESSGKASPSTVIIEVRSEEEEHEEEEEEEEEEEEEEDDEEEDDEELEEEDRGEELDHISDGSGVTDDSETWDMTRGNLGLLEQAIALKAEEVQGGQESSRSPDYQPCNASIKNSEGAGAVRRSTHCSKEKKEVKCPTPGCDGTGHITGLYPHHRSLSGCPHKDRIPPEILAMHENVLKCPTPGCTGQGHVNSNRNTHRSLSGCPIAAAAKLNKNQDKQVHLQAAASEPTSNSDRVLRPMCFVKQLEIPQYGSYRPNTVTTTPRANLAKELEKYSKVSFDYASFDVQVFGKRMIIPKTPGTPDTSPKAFKPKPFPKPSSPSHSTAESFPKNTPSSSGYDYSQDAEAAHMAATAILNLSTRCWERPETCSTKPQEPCTKEVAIEVDENGTLDLSMKKTKREDIKSPEPSCSLASSSQLVGVTSSQDCPQSDWDGPLDFTKPSEGKEEDQEEMEYTAPSYTSSEDEEENQENTEDRKYPGEVTTSSFKVKFQPKDSKKEVIVCPTPGCDGSGHITGNYASHRSLSGCPLADKSLRTLMAAHTAELKCPTPGCDGSGHITGNYASHRSLSGCPRAKKGGVKSAPSKDDKDESELLRCPVPGCDSLGHISGKYATHRSAYGCPLAAKRQREGLLNGTPFSWKAFKTEGPTCPTPGCDGSGHANGSFLTHRSLSGCPRAPANKKKAKLPGDEYITAKFRASDVLDNDEDIKQLNKDISELNESNAEMEADMMSLHTQISSMEKNLKNMEEENKQIEERNEALFLELSGLSQVLIRSLANIRLPTMEPVSEQNFDNYVETLTYMFTNKDCYQNPDTRALLESISQAVKGIEV, from the exons ATGAGTCAAGAAACAGAGACAAGAACACGAGCTCGCTCTAAAGCCATTCGAG CAGAACAAGTTGGACAAGCAATGAAGCTGGAAATAAG CAGCTGTCCCACACCTGGATGTGATGGCAAAGGTCACGTCAGTGGAAGATATTCCAGACATAGAAG TGCACTGGGCTGCCCAATTGTAAAGAAAAGGAAACTGCAGGAGGCTGAGGCTGAAGAAAACCCACTGTCTCCCAAGAAGAGGACGCAACCCACTAAACCGGCGGATGAAGACAGTGACATggcagaagaggaggaagagaaagaGGATGGGGAGGAAAGAGATGTCCCcaatgacaaaaagaaaaaacaagcaaaaagtgAGCTAGAGAAGG CGGAAAGCTCCCCTGTGACCGCGGACGGCCCTGAAATCCCTTGCTCTCCATGTGGCGATGACAAGAGCAGGAGCGTCACCTCAGAGACCGAGAACAACGTAGAGGCAGAAAACTTTAGCGAGGAGTTAACCTGTGTAATAGTCACAGAGGAAGAGGACGTTCAGACAGACTCCACGTACCTGCCGCCAGAGCTCACGGCAGAAGAAACCGTCGACCCGCACCATGAAGAGACAAACGGGGAGGAAGAAGACGAAGCAGAAAAAGCAAACCTAGAGCAGGAGCCACAGGAAAGGCAGGAGAGTGTTGGAGAAGAGAGGGAGATAAGAAGACAGATGATGAGGCAAGAAAATTCTGACCACCAGTACTCAAGTGGAGATTACAACAATCAGGCCAAAGATCCAAAACTGTTACCGAATATAGGAaatgagcaggaggaggaggaggatgatgaggaggaggaggacgaggaggaggacgaaGAGGATGATGGAGCAGTGAGAGAGGCTGAGACGGTTTTCTGTCAGGGATCTGAAGCCACTGTGTCACTCAGGGAAGAAAAGGTGAACACCCTCaggacagaggaagaggaagagaaggaACAAGAACCAGCAGAGAAGGAGACACGAAGTCACAACGCTGGTCAGATAATCCatgaagacgaagaagaagacgaagaagaagacgaggaggaagaagaagaagaagacgaggaGGACGAAAGCTCAGGCAAAGCCTCTCCGAGCACAGTGATCATTGAAGTCCgctcagaggaggaggagcatgaggaggaagaggaggaggaggaagaggaggaggaggaggaagatgacgAGGAGGAAGATGACGAGGAATTGGAGGAGGAAGATAGAGGAGAAGAGTTGGATCATATTTCGGACGGCTCAGGCGTCACAGATGACTCTGAAACCTGGGACATGACTCGAGGGAACCTGGGGCTGCTGGAGCAGGCCATTGCTCTGAAGGCAGAGGAGGTCCAGGGAGGTCAGGAGAGCAGCAGGTCTCCTGACTACCAGCCATGCAACGCCTCCATCAAGAACTCTGAGGGTGCTGGTGCAGTCCGCCGCTCCACTCACTGCAGCAAAG AAAAGAAGGAAGTAAAGTGTCCAACTCCAGGCTGTGATGGGACAGGTCACATCACTGGGTTGTACCCTCATCACCGCAGTCTATCCGGATGTCCTCACAAGGACAGAATACCTCCAGAGA TTTTGGCCATGCATGAAAATGTCTTGAAGTGTCCCACTCCTGGCTGCACCGGCCAAGGTCATGTGAACAGTAACCGCAACACACACCGCAG CCTGTCCGGCTGCCCCATAGCAGCAGCGGCTAAGCTGAACAAGAACCAGGACAAACAGGTTCATCTACAAGCTGCAGCCAGTGAACCAACTTCCAACTCTGACAGAGTGCTAAG ACCGATGTGTTTTGTGAAACAACTGGAGATCCCTCAGTATGGCAGCTACCGGCCCAACACAGTGACAACCACGCCACGAGCTAACCTTGCCAAAGAGCTGGAGAAATACTCCAAGGTTTCTTTTGACTATGCAAGCTTTGATGTCCAGGTGTTTGGAAAGCGTATGATCATTCCAAAGACGCCTGGCACCCCCGACACATCCCCCAAAGCTTTCAAAC CTAAACCATTCCCCAAGCCGTCCTCCCCAAGTCACAGTACGGCTGAAAGTTTCCCCAAGAACACTCCATCCTCCAGTGGTTATGACTATAGCCAGGATGCAGAGGCAGCCCACATGGCAGCAACAGCAATCCTTAACTTGTCCACTCGTTGCTGGGAGAGACCAGAAACCTGCAGCACCAAACCCCAGGAGCCTTGCACCAAG GAGGTGGCAATAGAGGTGGATGAGAATGGCACTTTAGACCTGAGCATGAAAAAGACCAAGAGAGAGGACATAAAGTCTCCAGAGCCTTCGTGTTCTTTGGCTTCCTCCTCTCAACTTGTGGGTGTCACATCATCTCAGGACTGCCCCCAGTCAGATTGGGATGGTCCGCTAGATTTCACCAAACCCAGTGAAGGCAAGGAGGAAGACCAAGAAGAG ATGGAATACACGGCTCCTTCATATACATCGTCTGAAGATGAGGAAGAGAACCAAGAAAACACGGAAGACCGAAAGTACCCTGGTGAAGTCACTACCAGCAGCTTTAAGGTCAAGTTTCAGCCCAAAGACAGCAAAAAAGAAGTTATTGT ATGTCCAACACCAGGCTGTGATGGCAGTGGGCACATTACTGGCAATTATGCATCACATCGAAG TCTGTCAGGCTGTCCTCTTGCTGATAAATCACTTCGGACCCTCATGGCTGCCCACACAGCTGAACTGAa GTGTCCGACTCCAGGCTGTGATGGATCGGGTCACATCACTGGAAACTATGCTTCACACAGAAG TTTGTCTGGATGCCCGCGGGCCAAGAAGGGAGGAGTCAAATCAGCACCTTCCAAGGATGACAAGGACGAGTCTGAGCTGCTGAG GTGTCCAGTTCCGGGATGCGACAGTCTCGGACACATCAGTGGGAAGTATGCTACCCACCGCAGTGCCTACGGTTGTCCACTTGCAGCAAAGCGGCAGAGGGAAGGTCTACTTAATGGCACTCCTTTCTCCTGGAAGGCCTTTAAAACCGAAGGCCCAACCTGCCCAACACCAGGCTGTGATGGTTCGGGTCATGCTAATGGCAGCTTCTTGACACATCGCAG TCTGTCAGGTTGTCCGAGAGCTCCAGCCAACAAGAAGAAAGCCAAGCTTCCTGGAGATGAATATATAACGGCAAAGTTCAGAGCCAGTGATG TTCTGGACAATGATGAAGATATCAAGCAGCTGAACAAGGACATCAGTGAGCTGAACGAGTCCAACGCAGAGATGGAGGCTGATATGATGAGTTTGCACACTCAG ATTTCTTCAATGGAGAAGAACCTAAAGAACAtggaagaggaaaataaacagaTAGAGGAGAGAAATGAAGCGTTGTTCTTAGAGCTATCTGGTTTGAGTCAGGTTTTAATCCGCAGCCTCGCCAACATCCGTCTGCCTACCATG GAGCCAGTATCAGAGCAGAACTTCGATAATTATGTGGAGACTCTGACGTACATGTTTACCAATAAAGACTGCTACCAAAACCCCGATACCCGTGCTCTACTGGAGTCCATCAGTCAAGCAGTTAAAGGCATCGAGGTTTGA
- the myt1a gene encoding myelin transcription factor 1 isoform X1 → MSQETETRTRARSKAIRAEQVGQAMKLEISSCPTPGCDGKGHVSGRYSRHRSALGCPIVKKRKLQEAEAEENPLSPKKRTQPTKPADEDSDMAEEEEEKEDGEERDVPNDKKKKQAKSELEKAESSPVTADGPEIPCSPCGDDKSRSVTSETENNVEAENFSEELTCVIVTEEEDVQTDSTYLPPELTAEETVDPHHEETNGEEEDEAEKANLEQEPQERQESVGEEREIRRQMMRQENSDHQYSSGDYNNQAKDPKLLPNIGNEQEEEEDDEEEEDEEEDEEDDGAVREAETVFCQGSEATVSLREEKVNTLRTEEEEEKEQEPAEKETRSHNAGQIIHEDEEEDEEEDEEEEEEEDEEDESSGKASPSTVIIEVRSEEEEHEEEEEEEEEEEEEEDDEEEDDEELEEEDRGEELDHISDGSGVTDDSETWDMTRGNLGLLEQAIALKAEEVQGGQESSRSPDYQPCNASIKNSEGAGAVRRSTHCSKEKKEVKCPTPGCDGTGHITGLYPHHRSLSGCPHKDRIPPEILAMHENVLKCPTPGCTGQGHVNSNRNTHRSLSGCPIAAAAKLNKNQDKQVHLQAAASEPTSNSDRVLRPMCFVKQLEIPQYGSYRPNTVTTTPRANLAKELEKYSKVSFDYASFDVQVFGKRMIIPKTPGTPDTSPKAFKPKPFPKPSSPSHSTAESFPKNTPSSSGYDYSQDAEAAHMAATAILNLSTRCWERPETCSTKPQEPCTKEVAIEVDENGTLDLSMKKTKREDIKSPEPSCSLASSSQLVGVTSSQDCPQSDWDGPLDFTKPSEGKEEDQEEMEYTAPSYTSSEDEEENQENTEDRKYPGEVTTSSFKVKFQPKDSKKEVIVCPTPGCDGSGHITGNYASHRSLSGCPLADKSLRTLMAAHTAELKCPTPGCDGSGHITGNYASHRSLSGCPRAKKGGVKSAPSKDDKDESELLRCPVPGCDSLGHISGKYATHRSAYGCPLAAKRQREGLLNGTPFSWKAFKTEGPTCPTPGCDGSGHANGSFLTHRSLSGCPRAPANKKKAKLPGDEYITAKFRASDVLDNDEDIKQLNKDISELNESNAEMEADMMSLHTQISSMEKNLKNMEEENKQIEERNEALFLELSGLSQVLIRSLANIRLPTMQEPVSEQNFDNYVETLTYMFTNKDCYQNPDTRALLESISQAVKGIEV, encoded by the exons ATGAGTCAAGAAACAGAGACAAGAACACGAGCTCGCTCTAAAGCCATTCGAG CAGAACAAGTTGGACAAGCAATGAAGCTGGAAATAAG CAGCTGTCCCACACCTGGATGTGATGGCAAAGGTCACGTCAGTGGAAGATATTCCAGACATAGAAG TGCACTGGGCTGCCCAATTGTAAAGAAAAGGAAACTGCAGGAGGCTGAGGCTGAAGAAAACCCACTGTCTCCCAAGAAGAGGACGCAACCCACTAAACCGGCGGATGAAGACAGTGACATggcagaagaggaggaagagaaagaGGATGGGGAGGAAAGAGATGTCCCcaatgacaaaaagaaaaaacaagcaaaaagtgAGCTAGAGAAGG CGGAAAGCTCCCCTGTGACCGCGGACGGCCCTGAAATCCCTTGCTCTCCATGTGGCGATGACAAGAGCAGGAGCGTCACCTCAGAGACCGAGAACAACGTAGAGGCAGAAAACTTTAGCGAGGAGTTAACCTGTGTAATAGTCACAGAGGAAGAGGACGTTCAGACAGACTCCACGTACCTGCCGCCAGAGCTCACGGCAGAAGAAACCGTCGACCCGCACCATGAAGAGACAAACGGGGAGGAAGAAGACGAAGCAGAAAAAGCAAACCTAGAGCAGGAGCCACAGGAAAGGCAGGAGAGTGTTGGAGAAGAGAGGGAGATAAGAAGACAGATGATGAGGCAAGAAAATTCTGACCACCAGTACTCAAGTGGAGATTACAACAATCAGGCCAAAGATCCAAAACTGTTACCGAATATAGGAaatgagcaggaggaggaggaggatgatgaggaggaggaggacgaggaggaggacgaaGAGGATGATGGAGCAGTGAGAGAGGCTGAGACGGTTTTCTGTCAGGGATCTGAAGCCACTGTGTCACTCAGGGAAGAAAAGGTGAACACCCTCaggacagaggaagaggaagagaaggaACAAGAACCAGCAGAGAAGGAGACACGAAGTCACAACGCTGGTCAGATAATCCatgaagacgaagaagaagacgaagaagaagacgaggaggaagaagaagaagaagacgaggaGGACGAAAGCTCAGGCAAAGCCTCTCCGAGCACAGTGATCATTGAAGTCCgctcagaggaggaggagcatgaggaggaagaggaggaggaggaagaggaggaggaggaggaagatgacgAGGAGGAAGATGACGAGGAATTGGAGGAGGAAGATAGAGGAGAAGAGTTGGATCATATTTCGGACGGCTCAGGCGTCACAGATGACTCTGAAACCTGGGACATGACTCGAGGGAACCTGGGGCTGCTGGAGCAGGCCATTGCTCTGAAGGCAGAGGAGGTCCAGGGAGGTCAGGAGAGCAGCAGGTCTCCTGACTACCAGCCATGCAACGCCTCCATCAAGAACTCTGAGGGTGCTGGTGCAGTCCGCCGCTCCACTCACTGCAGCAAAG AAAAGAAGGAAGTAAAGTGTCCAACTCCAGGCTGTGATGGGACAGGTCACATCACTGGGTTGTACCCTCATCACCGCAGTCTATCCGGATGTCCTCACAAGGACAGAATACCTCCAGAGA TTTTGGCCATGCATGAAAATGTCTTGAAGTGTCCCACTCCTGGCTGCACCGGCCAAGGTCATGTGAACAGTAACCGCAACACACACCGCAG CCTGTCCGGCTGCCCCATAGCAGCAGCGGCTAAGCTGAACAAGAACCAGGACAAACAGGTTCATCTACAAGCTGCAGCCAGTGAACCAACTTCCAACTCTGACAGAGTGCTAAG ACCGATGTGTTTTGTGAAACAACTGGAGATCCCTCAGTATGGCAGCTACCGGCCCAACACAGTGACAACCACGCCACGAGCTAACCTTGCCAAAGAGCTGGAGAAATACTCCAAGGTTTCTTTTGACTATGCAAGCTTTGATGTCCAGGTGTTTGGAAAGCGTATGATCATTCCAAAGACGCCTGGCACCCCCGACACATCCCCCAAAGCTTTCAAAC CTAAACCATTCCCCAAGCCGTCCTCCCCAAGTCACAGTACGGCTGAAAGTTTCCCCAAGAACACTCCATCCTCCAGTGGTTATGACTATAGCCAGGATGCAGAGGCAGCCCACATGGCAGCAACAGCAATCCTTAACTTGTCCACTCGTTGCTGGGAGAGACCAGAAACCTGCAGCACCAAACCCCAGGAGCCTTGCACCAAG GAGGTGGCAATAGAGGTGGATGAGAATGGCACTTTAGACCTGAGCATGAAAAAGACCAAGAGAGAGGACATAAAGTCTCCAGAGCCTTCGTGTTCTTTGGCTTCCTCCTCTCAACTTGTGGGTGTCACATCATCTCAGGACTGCCCCCAGTCAGATTGGGATGGTCCGCTAGATTTCACCAAACCCAGTGAAGGCAAGGAGGAAGACCAAGAAGAG ATGGAATACACGGCTCCTTCATATACATCGTCTGAAGATGAGGAAGAGAACCAAGAAAACACGGAAGACCGAAAGTACCCTGGTGAAGTCACTACCAGCAGCTTTAAGGTCAAGTTTCAGCCCAAAGACAGCAAAAAAGAAGTTATTGT ATGTCCAACACCAGGCTGTGATGGCAGTGGGCACATTACTGGCAATTATGCATCACATCGAAG TCTGTCAGGCTGTCCTCTTGCTGATAAATCACTTCGGACCCTCATGGCTGCCCACACAGCTGAACTGAa GTGTCCGACTCCAGGCTGTGATGGATCGGGTCACATCACTGGAAACTATGCTTCACACAGAAG TTTGTCTGGATGCCCGCGGGCCAAGAAGGGAGGAGTCAAATCAGCACCTTCCAAGGATGACAAGGACGAGTCTGAGCTGCTGAG GTGTCCAGTTCCGGGATGCGACAGTCTCGGACACATCAGTGGGAAGTATGCTACCCACCGCAGTGCCTACGGTTGTCCACTTGCAGCAAAGCGGCAGAGGGAAGGTCTACTTAATGGCACTCCTTTCTCCTGGAAGGCCTTTAAAACCGAAGGCCCAACCTGCCCAACACCAGGCTGTGATGGTTCGGGTCATGCTAATGGCAGCTTCTTGACACATCGCAG TCTGTCAGGTTGTCCGAGAGCTCCAGCCAACAAGAAGAAAGCCAAGCTTCCTGGAGATGAATATATAACGGCAAAGTTCAGAGCCAGTGATG TTCTGGACAATGATGAAGATATCAAGCAGCTGAACAAGGACATCAGTGAGCTGAACGAGTCCAACGCAGAGATGGAGGCTGATATGATGAGTTTGCACACTCAG ATTTCTTCAATGGAGAAGAACCTAAAGAACAtggaagaggaaaataaacagaTAGAGGAGAGAAATGAAGCGTTGTTCTTAGAGCTATCTGGTTTGAGTCAGGTTTTAATCCGCAGCCTCGCCAACATCCGTCTGCCTACCATG CAGGAGCCAGTATCAGAGCAGAACTTCGATAATTATGTGGAGACTCTGACGTACATGTTTACCAATAAAGACTGCTACCAAAACCCCGATACCCGTGCTCTACTGGAGTCCATCAGTCAAGCAGTTAAAGGCATCGAGGTTTGA